A single Thermaerobacter sp. FW80 DNA region contains:
- a CDS encoding DMT family transporter, with the protein MRSPRCRRRNRDRAVPAPGAGAIHAAPRRDRRREPRPHRQGGAREAAGAALGLLAVALFSLTLPATRVALEHLPGELVGPGRSAGAALAAALAALTVRGRAAAPGSPRGRPAVRTMARWLPPPTAWPSVLVVAAGTTVAFPWLSTLALTQLPAAHGAVLLGLLPLLTSGLAALRAGERPSARFWLAAMVGSGVVVGFAVRQGAGRPHAADFLMLAAVVLAAAGHAEGGRLARRHGGFLPIAWGLWAALPLTLAATWGAIIAGPAAPSVPGPPSSGPAPMGSPPLSAAAATAAARPGWDPAVRAWLAWLYISVVTQFGAFILWYHAMALAGVARTSQLQLLQPFLTLFVAHAALGERVDGVTVLAAVAVALVVAVGRRAPVYPAERPAPATDTASPPPGGTAPSPPRLPQDAARPAAAAPPQPRSRWP; encoded by the coding sequence TTGCGTTCGCCGCGTTGCCGCCGTCGGAACCGCGACCGCGCGGTGCCGGCTCCTGGTGCCGGTGCCATCCATGCCGCCCCGCGGCGGGATCGTCGACGGGAGCCCAGGCCCCATCGCCAGGGCGGCGCCCGCGAGGCCGCGGGCGCCGCCCTGGGGCTGCTGGCCGTCGCGCTCTTCAGCCTCACCCTCCCCGCCACCCGGGTGGCCCTGGAGCACCTCCCCGGCGAGCTGGTGGGCCCCGGCCGGTCGGCGGGCGCGGCCCTGGCCGCGGCCCTCGCGGCCCTCACGGTCCGCGGCCGCGCCGCCGCGCCCGGATCCCCCCGGGGACGCCCCGCCGTCCGCACGATGGCCCGCTGGCTGCCTCCCCCGACCGCATGGCCCTCGGTCCTCGTGGTGGCCGCCGGCACCACCGTCGCCTTCCCCTGGCTCTCGACGCTGGCGCTGACCCAGCTCCCGGCAGCCCACGGGGCGGTGCTCCTGGGACTGCTGCCCCTGTTGACATCGGGACTCGCCGCGTTGCGGGCGGGGGAGCGGCCCTCGGCCCGGTTCTGGTTGGCGGCGATGGTGGGAAGCGGCGTGGTGGTGGGATTCGCCGTGCGCCAGGGGGCCGGTCGCCCCCACGCCGCCGACTTCCTGATGCTGGCGGCCGTCGTGCTGGCCGCCGCCGGGCACGCGGAGGGCGGCCGCCTGGCGCGGCGTCATGGCGGGTTCCTCCCCATCGCATGGGGGCTGTGGGCCGCCCTGCCGCTCACCCTTGCCGCGACCTGGGGGGCGATCATCGCCGGGCCTGCGGCCCCGTCCGTCCCGGGACCCCCTTCCTCCGGGCCGGCGCCGATGGGGTCCCCACCCCTCTCCGCCGCTGCGGCGACGGCAGCCGCCCGGCCAGGGTGGGACCCGGCGGTGCGGGCCTGGCTGGCCTGGCTCTACATCAGCGTCGTGACCCAGTTCGGCGCCTTCATCCTCTGGTACCACGCCATGGCCCTGGCCGGGGTGGCGCGGACCAGCCAGTTGCAGCTGCTGCAGCCCTTCCTGACCCTCTTCGTCGCCCACGCCGCCCTGGGCGAACGGGTCGACGGGGTCACGGTGCTCGCCGCGGTCGCGGTAGCCCTGGTGGTCGCGGTGGGACGCCGGGCTCCCGTCTACCCCGCGGAGCGGCCGGCGCCGGCCACCGATACGGCGTCGCCCCCACCCGGCGGCACCGCACCCTCGCCGCCCCGGCTCCCCCAGGACGCCGCGCGCCCGGCCGCCGCTGCCCCACCCCAGCCGCGCTCCCGCTGGCCGTAG